Genomic segment of Synechococcus sp. A15-28:
GCGTTGATCACGCCGGACTCCTTGAATTCCTCGTAAAGGTCGTTGCCCTCACGGGTGCGCTCACCCACACCACCGAACACGGAGACGCCGCCGTGCTCCTTAGCGATGTTGTTGATCAGCTCCTGAATCAGCACGGTCTTGCCAACGCCGGCGCCGCCGAACAGGCCGACCTTGCCGCCCTGACGGTAGGGAGCAAGGAGGTCGATCACCTTGATGCCGGTCTCGAACACCTTCGGCTTGGTCTCAAGCTCGGTGAGGTTGGGGGCTTCGCGGTGGATGGGAGCAGTGGCCGAAGCATTCACAGGACCCTGCTCGTCAACGGGCTCGCCGAGCACGTTGAAGATGCGGCCGAGGGTGGCTTCACCGACGGGGACGGAGATTGGAGCGCCGGTATCGACGATTTCCATGCCACGCACCAGGCCATCGGTGCCGCTCATGGCGACGGCGCGGACACGGTGGTCGCCCAGCAGCTGCTGCACCTCGGCCGTCAGAGCGACGTCCTGGCCAGCGGTGTTCTTCGTCTCGACGCGAAGGGCGTTGTAGATCTTGGGCAGTTTCCCTGCGGGAAATTCCACGTCCACAACCGGGCCGATCACCTGGCGGATCACGCCCTTGGTGCCAGCGGATGCAGGAGCAGAAGCGACCATAAGAAGGAGAGATGCGGGAACAGGCGCAGCGCGCTCGGGCCCATTCAGAGCGGCGCAACCTTACCACTGCTGAGCCTGCACTCCTCCGGTTCGGTCAACCGCACAGGTCGGCGCTGGTGAGAGGGGTGCTCGCTTGCATACGTTGGCAGTCATCGACTCCGAGTGCCAGCTCGCGTCGAATCGGCGTTTCGGCGCCCTGTCCTTGCTTCTGCATTACCCATGGCAGCTGTTTCTCTCAGCGTCTCCACCGTCAAGCCCCTGGGCGACCGCGTTTTCGTCAAAGTCTCCGAATCCGAGGAGAAGACTGCGGGCGGCATCCTTCTGCCCGATACCGCCAAGGAAAAGCCCCAGGTGGGTGAAGTGGTCCAGATCGGCCCCGGCAAGCGCAACGACGACGGCAGCCGTCAGGCTCCCGAAGTCGGCGTCGGCGACAAGGTGCTCTACAGCAAGTACGCCGGCACCGACGTCAAGCTGGGTAGCGACGAGTACGTCCTGCTCACCGAAAAGGACATCCTGGCCATCGTCAACTGAGACGGGACCCGGACCTCAGCGTTTTTGAACACCTCCATTTATTAGGACACGCCTTCCATGGCTAAGCGCATCATTTACAACGAGAACGCCCGCCGCGCTCTCGAGAAAGGGATCGACATCCTGGCCGAGTCCGTCGCTGTGACCCTTGGACCCAAGGGCCGCAACGTGGTGCTGGAGAAGAAGTTCGGTGCTCCCCAGATCATCAATGACGGCGTCACCATCGCCAAGGAGATCGAGCTCGAAGACCACATCGAGAACACCGGTGTTGCTCTGATCCGTCAGGCCGCTTCCAAGACCAACGACGCCGCCGGAGACGGCACCACCACCGCCACCGTCCTGGCCCACGCCATGGTCAAGGCCGGTCTGCGCAACGTGGCCGCCGGGGCCAACGCCATCACCCTGAAGAAGGGCATCGACAAGGCCTCCGACTTCCTGGTCAGCAAGATCAAGGAGCACTCCAAGCCCATCGCTGACAGCAACGCCATTGCCCAGGTGGGCACCATCTCCGCCGGTAACGACGAAGAAGTCGGCAAGATGATCGCCGATGCCATGGACAAGGTTGGCAAGGAAGGCGTGATCTCCCTCGAAGAGGGCAAGTCCATGGAGACCGAACTGGAGGTCACAGAGGGCATGCGCTTCGACAAGGGCTACATCTCCCCTTACTTCGCCACCGACACCGAGCGGATGGAGGCGGTGCTCGACGAGCCTTACATCCTGCTCACCGACAAGAAGATCGGTCTGGTGCAGGACCTGGTGCCCGTGCTCGAGCAGATCGCCCGCACCGGCAAGCCTCTGATGATCATCGCGGAGGACATCGAGAAGGAAGCCCTGGCCACCCTGGTGGTGAACCGTCTGCGCGGTGTTCTTAATGTGGCCGCCGTCAAGGCCCCTGGCTTCGGTGACCGCCGCAAGGCCATGCTCGAAGACATGGCTGTGCTGACCAACGGTCAGTTGATCACCGAGGACGCCGGTCTCAAGCTGGAGAACGCCAAGCTGGAGATGCTTGGCACCGCCCGTCGCGTCACCATCAACAAGGACACCACCACCATCGTTGCCGAGGGCAATGAGGTGGCTGTCGGCGCCCGCTGCGAGCAGATCAAGAAGCAGATGGACGAAACCGACTCCACCTACGACAAGGAGAAGCTGCAGGAGCGTCTGGCCAAGCTGGCCGGTGGCGTGGCTGTGGTGAAGGTGGGTGCGGCCACCGAAACCGAGATGAAGGACAAGAAGCTTCGTCTCGAGGACGCCATCAACGCCACCAAGGCTGCGGTGGAAGAGGGCATCGTCCCTGGCGGCGGCACCACCCTCGCCCACCTGGCACCTCCCCTCGAAGAGTGGGCCAAGGGCAACCTGGCCGGCGAAGAGCTGATCGGCGCCAACATCGTGGCCTCGGCTCTCACCGCTCCGCTGATGCGCATTGCCGAGAACGCTGGTGCCAACGGCGCTGTTGTGGCGGAGAACGTCAAGTCCCGCGCCATCAGCGAGGGTTACAACGCAGCCAACGGTGACTACGTCGACATGCTGGCTGCCGGCATCGTCGATCCCGCCAAGGTGACCCGCTCCGGTCTGCAGAATGCCGCCTCCATCGCTGGCATGGTGCTGACCACCGAGTGCATCGTGGCTGACCTGCCCGAGAAGAAGGACGCAGCACCTGCCGGCGGCGGCATGGGCGGTGGCGACTTCGACTACTGAAGCAATCAGAGAGGCTCTAGGGGCTACCCAACCCTTTGCCTTTGGTCTTCAAAAACATTTGGGATGCTCCGGCATCCCTTTTTTATTGCCTGCTCTTGGGGGGGGGATGCGTGAAAAGCATCTAAATAATGCGAAGCAGACTAAATTATGCTGCTGATATTACAATCTACCACCCTTGAAAATCTTCTACGTCTCAACACGCATGAAGTTGCAATCGCAGTGATCCTATTTCACCCCAAAGCAAATTGCTTTAGGGTGAAATATGTTGTTTGATTTATGTGGTATTCATATATAGTAATGATATGGCTTCAACTGCGTCACCTATTCGCGTTTTTTAGTGGCTTGTATGCATTTTGAGGTTAGCTCTACGATTATTGCGATGCCGTGGTTTTGGTGTATCGCTATTGCTCCACTGAAGCAACAACAAATTTTTTCGAGATGACGTCCCTAAGTTTATATAAGCTCATGTACTACAAAAGGTCATTAGGATCGTTGGCTTTGTAACTATTGGTTGTTTAGCGCGACACGTATGCAAACGAATTCTTTAAATTACAATTACCATAGCATCTTTTGGCGATTGAGAAAAATTAATTGTTACTTTTACTTCCCTTCGAAACTGGTACGTAAATAATTGAATCTATTGCAGCCCGGAACTAATGATGCTTGCAAGAGTTCATAATGATTTCCTTGGACGCATTTGCTAATTAAGTAACATCTTTCACGACAATGCAGGAGTGCTTGATAAAGCTTATCATTGCTATTGATTGCAGATAGTCTTCTTCACTTTGCAACAAACTTTTCAACGATTTGACGTCTGCAATAGTCAAACCAAGATTTTCCAAAAAGTTTTCGTCACTCGGATGTTCCCGGCGATCACCTGTTAGACGGCTTGCAAGGTATTGAAAAAAGCTGAAGGCGTCTAGTTTTTCTTTTCGTGCAAGTCCATGCCCTTGTCGAAATGAACCAAATGATGTATGAATGTCCTCAATGATATAGATACCGCCTTTATTTACTGTTTTAAATAATCTTTCGAAGCACTTGATTTGATGGTCCCAGTGATGAGAGGCGTCATCGATCACGATGTCATATGAATGGTCTTGAAGGGTATATAAAAATTTCTCATTGCCTAGGTCTCCGACAAAAGTTTTTACGTTTGGTATTAAATCCAGTTGTGTTGCAGATGATTTTATGTCGGCAATAAAAATCTCTGAGTTGTCTCCAAAATATCTTGACCATATTTTTGCAGATGCGCCAATGTTCCATTCCGGTCCTGCTCCAAGCTCGAGCAATGAGATGTCCTTTTTCCCACGAAATTGCTTGAAAAAAATTTCATATTTCCTGAGATAATCATGCCCTTCCCCGCGAGATGAAAATCGTATATCTTTGCTTTGACTCCGATCTTTTGATGCTTTGTCACAGTTGTGCTCTAGGCCAAGTTGATCAAGTTCACTTTGGGAAGTTGGTATAATTAACAACTGCCAAGTGCTCAAATTACAGTGCTCAATTTTATGTGAAAAAGTAGTGCACCTGGATGCCGGCCATGATATTGTATTAAAGCATCACATAATCAGTATTTGAATCCTCGTAACGCCGGGGCGTTGGATGTATGCAGTCGTGATTTAATTGCGGGTTGGTTTTCTGTCGAGACTGGCACAGTGAGTCTCTCAATTGAAGGAATCTTATTTTCTCTTCAGGCTTCAATAAATCGACCTGATGTAGCTGCACATGGATTTCCCCTAAAGTCTGGCTTTCGTCTTAAAAGACAAAAGCACACAAAAATCTTTCGGTGGCTCGACCATTGCTTGCAGAATCATCATGCAAGTATTCAATTAAGATGTTCTGCTAATAGTCCGTTGTGTTTGGCTGAGCGTCAGGTAACTCATAAATCTGACATTTATCGGAGAGTAAAAACAACAAAATTTGGTGATGAATTGTTTCATTTGTTGGAAGGATCTAAAGTATTAAATTACGACGGTCAAGCGCAGCAGGACGACCCCTATACAGCCCTACATCTTGGTTTAAGTGAAAAATTAACGGCTTCATGCTGTATTGACGCCTATGTCACCTCCACTTATGGAGTATTTGATCGTCTTGGCTATCCCTTTCAGGCTGGATTTCTTTGGCGCGGTTGTCGGAATGATGGAATTGAGGATTATCCCTTTGGTAAACCAAGAAAAGTACTAGTTTTCAAGCAAAGAAGAGTTCGCGCATTTGATCGAGGACTATACATAAGTGCTCTTATACTTAATCACTTTGGACACACATTGACGGAAGGGCTGTCGAGCTTATATCCGCTATTGTTGTGGAAAAATCAAGGCTTCGACCTTTCAAAAATAACAATTGTCATACCATTTGCATTTAGAAATGAAATTCGCAAATTGGCTGAGTTGTTAGCAATCCCTGAGGAGTCTTTTGTTTTCCCTGAAGATGAAAGCCAGTTTCTTTATTTTAAAGCTTTGTATATCCCTGACCCGACGATGGTTAATCGACGTTTTGTATCGCCTATGCATAGCAGTATTGTTAATGCTTATTTCACTTTGTTGAATGCTAATGAAGACTCCAGACCTGTTGGAATTCGAAGTTTTACGGGATCTACTAAAGTTTATATTTCGCGGTCCGCTTTGGTTTCACCAAGTAGTCGAAATTACTCTGAGGAAAAGCAGCTAGAGCAACTACTGCAAGCTCGTGGATGGGCTATTTTTCATCCTCAGGATTATTCTCTTAAGGAACAGTTGGCTGTTTATCGAGGTTCTCAATTTCTTTGTGGTATTGACGGTAGTGCATTTCATGCACTATTTGGCTTGAAGAGGATTACCGCAAAAATAATATTACTTACAGAGTCTGAATTTTTGGATAAAGTTTCACCATCATGGAATTATATTTTGCAATTTAACTCGCAGGGTGTTGACTGGCTGTCGCTGTGCTGCTTTGTCCGTAAAGGACTAAGTCTTCTACTTGATCAAAGCTCATATCAATCGAATCTAATTCTTGCTGAACGAATAGATGAGCTCGCAGAGTTTAATTGTGCTGAGCCCAAGAATTGAATCATCTCATAATCTTTTGCGAAAAATTCATTGAATTTGGCTCGAAGTTTTGGCATTCTTTTGATGAATTCTTTGGCAGCCGTTGATGTAGGTAGCTCTTTTCTCTGGATGAGTGAATATGAGTTGATTTTTGCAAGTCTAGGATTATCTGATTTAACCCAGCCTGAATCGGGCAATGTTGTGACGTTGATTTTTGGAGGCATGTAGCTGAGATCTAGATGTGAATTCACGAGTTTAAGATCGTCTTGAAAGTTTTCAATTCGAAGCTGAAGTAATTGAACATTTAACTCTTTAGCGCTTAATATTGTGTGTAATGACTTGGTGTCGGTTATTTGCGGTCTGAAATGTGAATTAAGTGCCTGGGGATTGTCTTTATTGGAGGAGATATACCGCAAAAAATTCCTAAATGATAATCCAAAATGACCTTCGCTATTGATGAACGTTTCCTTCTTATTTCCGCTCTTTGCCTTTCTGATTTCGTGCGTCTTCTCTTCGATGATCTTTTCTAGAAATTGTCTTGAAAAACCTTCGAGGCTGTTGTATTTGTCAATGGCCTTTCCTGTGTAGACCACAAATTTATTTATATAGCTACTCAGCATCCGGCTAACTGGGTCTCGTGTTGTCACGATGAGCGTCTTTACACTGCCGGCCTCAATGAGTCCAGGAAGTTGGGATAGATGAAAGTTGTAGCCTTCGCGCTGTAGAAAGAGCCTTTTGTCGCCTGGAATATTTTTGCGATCCAAAGCATTGGTGCACCAGTGGCCTAATGATGTGCATGCGCACTTCTCGCTCCAGGTAATTGCTGCTCTCTTGCCCGGAATGAAGTAAAAATTCATGAATTAAATCAGCGTTTTGTGTGGTCGTTCGGGTCTCCAGGTCTTATCCCAGCCATCCAGCGCTCAAAATGACAGCCAAGCTCAGAAAGATGGCCAGGCAGGTCCAGGTGACGCGGTTCAGGGTGGCTTCGGCGCTGCTGGCGCTGCTGAACATCGAGCTGCCGCTGGCTGCCAGGCCGCCCATGCCGTCCCCTTTGGGGCTGTGGAGGAGCACAAGAACGATCAGCAGAAGACCGCTGCCGATCCAGGTCCAGGACAGGATGGACGTGAGCATCAGACGGGAAGAGGTAAACGGGCCGACAGTGGCGACGGGTCGACGTTGGTCACTGGTTCAATCAGGCTACGGCCTGTCATTGCTTCCGGTTGAGGCAGGTTGAGGATCTGCAGCAGGGTGGGAGCAATATCGGCGAGTCCGCCATCGCTGCGCAGTGTTATGGCGTTGCCGTAGCCGGGAAGCTTGCGCTGTTCACCCTCCACAAGAATGCAGGGAACCGGGTTGGTGGTGTGGGCCGTCCAGGCCTGACCGTCGGGACCTTGCATCAACTCGGCGTTGCCATGGTCCGCCGTGATCAACATCGTGCCGCCACGGCGGCCGACGGAATCCAGCAGGCGACCGACGCAGCGATCGACTGTGGCGATGGCCTCGGTGGCCGCATCCATCACCCCGGTGTGTCCCACCATGTCCGGGTTTGCGTAGTTAATCACGATCAGGCTGTAGGTGCCCTGGTTGATCGCGGCAATACAGCTGTCCGTGAGCTGGTCGGCAGACATGGCCGGTGAGAGGTCATAGGTGGCCACCCGCGGTGAGGGCACCAGATGCCGCTCTTCCCCCGGCAGCGGTTGCTCGATGCCACCGTTCATGAAGTAGGTGACGTGGGGATACTTTTCGGTTTCTGCCGTGCGGTACTGACGCAACCCGGCACCGGCCACCACCTGACCCAGCAGATCGTCCAGGGGTTCAGGGGGGAAGGCCACGTCCACCGGTAAGTCCTGCTCCACCTGGGTGAAGGTGACCACCTCCAGCTTTGGTGCATGCCGGCGCTCAAAGCCGTCGAAGTCCGGCAGGCAGAGCGTCTGGACAATCTGGCGCGCTCGGTCCGGGCGGAAGTTGAACATCAGAACGCTGTCGCCGTCCTGCATCACGTCGCTGCTCAGGCGCACCGGCTCGAGGAACTCATCGGTGATGCCAGCGGCGTAGCTCTCGGCCAGCAGCTGCTGCGGGCTCAGGTCGCTGACAGGACGAGTGGGATCGGTATACAGGTCGTAGGCCTTCTCCGTGCGATCCCAGCGCTTGTCTCGATCCATGGCCCAGTAACGGCCGCAGATGCTGGCCAGATGACCGACCCCAGCTTCCTCAATCGCCTTTTGCATCAGGGTGATTGAACCCATCGCGCTCTGGGTGGGCGTGTCGCGGCCATCGGTGATGGCATGGATGGCCACCTTCTGGATGCCGGCCGCAGCGGCCCAGTGGATCAGTCCGCAGAGATGGTTGACGTGGCTGTGAACGCCACCATCGGAGCAGAGCCCCAGCAGGTGAAGGGTTCCATGGCCGTTGCGCACGCGCTCCGCCAGCTTGGCCAGCGCGGGGGTGTCCTTCAACTGGTCGTCGCGCACGGTGTCGCTGATCCGCACCAGCTCCTGGCGGATGATCCGTCCCGCACCGATGGTGAGGTGCCCGACCTCGGAATTTCCCATCTGCTGATCCGGCAGTCCCACATGGGATCCGCTGGCCTGGATCAGGGTGTGCGGATAGGCATGCCACAGCGCTTCCATCACCGGCGTGTCGCTCTGGCGAATGGCGTTGTGTTCGCTGTCGTTGCGGTGTCCCCAGCCATCCAAAATGGTGAGAACGACCGGGGCCACTCCCAAGTCGCGTCCTGAACCGTTGGAACTGCTCTGGTCCACGTACCCCCCGCTCTCGTCGGTTCTTAAGGACTTTTGCAGATTCAACTTAACGCTCCATGGGCCGCCAGGCTCGTCTTTCCAGAGATCACCACACCGTCACCGCTCCATGACAGAACCGCTGGACACCGATCGGGTCGAAATTCTCTCGGATCGGGAGCTCGGCAGGACCCTGGCCCGCCTGGCCACTCAGGTGCTGGAGAGCGTGGACGACAGCCGCACGCTCATGCTTCTGGGCATCCCCACCCGGGGGGTTCAGCTGTCCAAGGTGCTGGCACGGGAGCTGGAGCGGCTCAGCGGCCACGCCATTGCCCAAGGATCGATCGATCCCACCTTTCACCGGGATGATCTGGAACGGATCGGCACCCGTCTCCCCCAACTCACCACCCTGCCCAACAGCGTCGAAGGCCGGCAGGTGGTGTTGGTGGATGACGTGATCTTCACCGGGCGGACGGTGCGGGCCGCCCTGGAAGCGCTGCAGAGCTGGGGGCGTGCCCAGCGGGTGATGCTTCTGGCCATGGTGGATCGCGGCCACCGGGAACTGCCGATCCAGCCTGATTTCTGTGGCCGTGTGGTGCCAACCCGTCGCAGCGAAACCATCGAGCTGCGGTTGCGGGATGTGGACGGGGAGGAAGGGGTGTTCCTGCGGCGAATCAGCCGGCCGGCGTGAGTTCGTCGGCGCGGAAGTGGGCCTTGTAGCGACCGAAGGCCACGATCACCGGCAGGGTGGGGCTGATCACGCGACCCTTCCAATCGTTCAAAACGGACACCACTTCACCGCTCTGACCCTTCATGTCGAAGGCTTCTCCACGGTGTTGGGGATGGTTGAAGACCACAACGGAGGCCTCGACCGTCACCTTGTCTCCCGCCTGCATGGTCTATGACTCCATCGTGGGGGCATTTTGTCACGCTCCTGTCGGCCCCCGTCGTCGGCAGAAACTCTCCGGACCGTCCTCCTCCACCTGGCCACCCAAGGCACGGCAGCCGGCTTCGAATGCCTGCCATGGCTCCAATCCCCGATCGAGCTGCTGTTGAACGGCCCGATCCAGTTTCGTTCCGCTGATCACATCCGAGCGGCCGTCGCTGTGCTGCTGATGCTCCTGGCTGTCTCCGATCCGGGCAATGGCCACGTCAACTTTCTGGCGCTGGGGCTGGGTCTGGGCTCGCCACCAGGGGTGGTCGAGGCGGTTGTGGCTGTCGAGCGCTTCCCACCAGCGTTGCTGGTCCACCAGTTGAGTCAGCCGTTCAGCCTCCAGGCGATTGCGGTTCCAGGTCTCCCGCAGGCTGTCGCTGGAGGGGTTACCACCATTGGTGGCGGCGCGATCCAGCGGCTCCAGCATTGCGATCGATCCCTCCAGATCACCGGCCCGAAAGCGCTGCATGGCCCCTTCCCTCAGGTCCCGCCGCCAAACCTGGATCTGCTCCACATCCGTGGCGCTGGCCTGGTCGGATTGCACCAGCTGACGCTGCACCTGCAGGGCAGCAGCCTGATCGCCGCTGTTCCAGAGCTGGGCCGCCCGTTGGCGGCGGCAACGGGCCTGCTGTTGTGGTGCCCCCTCCCCCAGCCAGCGCAGGGCGGCCAGCTGTTCGGTGAGCTCAAGGCAGCGGCTCCAGTCCCCGCTGTCGAGCGCTTGCCGTAATCGCCCTGGAAGCTGCCGTTCCCACCAGAGGGCACCGCTCGCGAGGCTCAGCACCAGCGCGAGCGTCCCCACGACCCAGAGCTGAAGCGGCAGCGGGCGACGTGGCGCCACGGTCAGGAGTTGTCACTTTTTGAGTTGTATGGAGTTCGCCCCCGGGGGGAAGCCTGGTGTGGACGGCCTGGTCAGCGGACGTGGCCGAGATGCAGATCCGGCAGGCGGCGACCGCTGCGCAGATCGGTGACCTCGGCCTGCAGCCGGGCCTCCG
This window contains:
- the groES gene encoding co-chaperone GroES, whose product is MAAVSLSVSTVKPLGDRVFVKVSESEEKTAGGILLPDTAKEKPQVGEVVQIGPGKRNDDGSRQAPEVGVGDKVLYSKYAGTDVKLGSDEYVLLTEKDILAIVN
- the groL gene encoding chaperonin GroEL (60 kDa chaperone family; promotes refolding of misfolded polypeptides especially under stressful conditions; forms two stacked rings of heptamers to form a barrel-shaped 14mer; ends can be capped by GroES; misfolded proteins enter the barrel where they are refolded when GroES binds), with amino-acid sequence MAKRIIYNENARRALEKGIDILAESVAVTLGPKGRNVVLEKKFGAPQIINDGVTIAKEIELEDHIENTGVALIRQAASKTNDAAGDGTTTATVLAHAMVKAGLRNVAAGANAITLKKGIDKASDFLVSKIKEHSKPIADSNAIAQVGTISAGNDEEVGKMIADAMDKVGKEGVISLEEGKSMETELEVTEGMRFDKGYISPYFATDTERMEAVLDEPYILLTDKKIGLVQDLVPVLEQIARTGKPLMIIAEDIEKEALATLVVNRLRGVLNVAAVKAPGFGDRRKAMLEDMAVLTNGQLITEDAGLKLENAKLEMLGTARRVTINKDTTTIVAEGNEVAVGARCEQIKKQMDETDSTYDKEKLQERLAKLAGGVAVVKVGAATETEMKDKKLRLEDAINATKAAVEEGIVPGGGTTLAHLAPPLEEWAKGNLAGEELIGANIVASALTAPLMRIAENAGANGAVVAENVKSRAISEGYNAANGDYVDMLAAGIVDPAKVTRSGLQNAASIAGMVLTTECIVADLPEKKDAAPAGGGMGGGDFDY
- a CDS encoding methyltransferase domain-containing protein, with amino-acid sequence MSTWQLLIIPTSQSELDQLGLEHNCDKASKDRSQSKDIRFSSRGEGHDYLRKYEIFFKQFRGKKDISLLELGAGPEWNIGASAKIWSRYFGDNSEIFIADIKSSATQLDLIPNVKTFVGDLGNEKFLYTLQDHSYDIVIDDASHHWDHQIKCFERLFKTVNKGGIYIIEDIHTSFGSFRQGHGLARKEKLDAFSFFQYLASRLTGDRREHPSDENFLENLGLTIADVKSLKSLLQSEEDYLQSIAMISFIKHSCIVVKDVT
- a CDS encoding glycosyltransferase family 61 protein is translated as MAERQVTHKSDIYRRVKTTKFGDELFHLLEGSKVLNYDGQAQQDDPYTALHLGLSEKLTASCCIDAYVTSTYGVFDRLGYPFQAGFLWRGCRNDGIEDYPFGKPRKVLVFKQRRVRAFDRGLYISALILNHFGHTLTEGLSSLYPLLLWKNQGFDLSKITIVIPFAFRNEIRKLAELLAIPEESFVFPEDESQFLYFKALYIPDPTMVNRRFVSPMHSSIVNAYFTLLNANEDSRPVGIRSFTGSTKVYISRSALVSPSSRNYSEEKQLEQLLQARGWAIFHPQDYSLKEQLAVYRGSQFLCGIDGSAFHALFGLKRITAKIILLTESEFLDKVSPSWNYILQFNSQGVDWLSLCCFVRKGLSLLLDQSSYQSNLILAERIDELAEFNCAEPKN
- a CDS encoding sulfotransferase family 2 domain-containing protein, with the translated sequence MNFYFIPGKRAAITWSEKCACTSLGHWCTNALDRKNIPGDKRLFLQREGYNFHLSQLPGLIEAGSVKTLIVTTRDPVSRMLSSYINKFVVYTGKAIDKYNSLEGFSRQFLEKIIEEKTHEIRKAKSGNKKETFINSEGHFGLSFRNFLRYISSNKDNPQALNSHFRPQITDTKSLHTILSAKELNVQLLQLRIENFQDDLKLVNSHLDLSYMPPKINVTTLPDSGWVKSDNPRLAKINSYSLIQRKELPTSTAAKEFIKRMPKLRAKFNEFFAKDYEMIQFLGSAQLNSASSSIRSARIRFD
- the secG gene encoding preprotein translocase subunit SecG, encoding MLTSILSWTWIGSGLLLIVLVLLHSPKGDGMGGLAASGSSMFSSASSAEATLNRVTWTCLAIFLSLAVILSAGWLG
- the gpmI gene encoding 2,3-bisphosphoglycerate-independent phosphoglycerate mutase, which gives rise to MDQSSSNGSGRDLGVAPVVLTILDGWGHRNDSEHNAIRQSDTPVMEALWHAYPHTLIQASGSHVGLPDQQMGNSEVGHLTIGAGRIIRQELVRISDTVRDDQLKDTPALAKLAERVRNGHGTLHLLGLCSDGGVHSHVNHLCGLIHWAAAAGIQKVAIHAITDGRDTPTQSAMGSITLMQKAIEEAGVGHLASICGRYWAMDRDKRWDRTEKAYDLYTDPTRPVSDLSPQQLLAESYAAGITDEFLEPVRLSSDVMQDGDSVLMFNFRPDRARQIVQTLCLPDFDGFERRHAPKLEVVTFTQVEQDLPVDVAFPPEPLDDLLGQVVAGAGLRQYRTAETEKYPHVTYFMNGGIEQPLPGEERHLVPSPRVATYDLSPAMSADQLTDSCIAAINQGTYSLIVINYANPDMVGHTGVMDAATEAIATVDRCVGRLLDSVGRRGGTMLITADHGNAELMQGPDGQAWTAHTTNPVPCILVEGEQRKLPGYGNAITLRSDGGLADIAPTLLQILNLPQPEAMTGRSLIEPVTNVDPSPLSARLPLPV
- the pyrR gene encoding bifunctional pyr operon transcriptional regulator/uracil phosphoribosyltransferase PyrR, coding for MTEPLDTDRVEILSDRELGRTLARLATQVLESVDDSRTLMLLGIPTRGVQLSKVLARELERLSGHAIAQGSIDPTFHRDDLERIGTRLPQLTTLPNSVEGRQVVLVDDVIFTGRTVRAALEALQSWGRAQRVMLLAMVDRGHRELPIQPDFCGRVVPTRRSETIELRLRDVDGEEGVFLRRISRPA
- a CDS encoding ferredoxin-thioredoxin reductase variable chain, with protein sequence MQAGDKVTVEASVVVFNHPQHRGEAFDMKGQSGEVVSVLNDWKGRVISPTLPVIVAFGRYKAHFRADELTPAG